The following are from one region of the Pseudodesulfovibrio piezophilus C1TLV30 genome:
- a CDS encoding multidrug efflux RND transporter permease subunit, which produces MSRFFIERPNFAWVIAIFITMAGILAIPTMAMEKYPQVAPPQISISATYPGASATTMNDSVVSLIEEELNGAKGLLYYESTSSSTGSASISVTFKPGTDPDMAQVDVQNRIKKAESRLPQEVTDQGLEVEQANSGFLMVYTLKYKETGDNDDPQRLADIMARNVNNEVRRVDGVGTLQFFASESAMRVWVDPQKLLSYDLSITDVNNAIAAQNVQVPAGSFGGRPVASEQEIMATFTVQGMLETPEEFGRILLRGNIGGSSVHLSDVARIEIGPESYNIVSRLDGIPTAAAAVQLAPGANALDTVLRVRARLDELSKTLPEDVEFSIPFDSSKFVDAAIEKVVHTLIEAVVLVFLVMFLFLQNFRYTLIPSIVVPVCVLGTFGVMSVLGFSINMMTMFGMVLAIGILVDDAIVVVENVERIMSTEGLPPKEATIKAMGQISGAIIGITLVLSAVFFPLAFMSGSVGVIYRQFAISVATSILISGFLALTMTPALCATILKPVSKGHHEAQAGFFGWFNHLFDRLGKRYEWITGKLVSRTARCMVIYAALLTALGFAYLNLPESFVPAEDQGNMYVTVQLPPGATYSRTLSVTEGIESYLKSRPAINSSITVIGFSFSGRGQNAALGIPSFKDWSERGEGQSAQDEVTMANRVLSKNTDGSIFAVNPPPVDGLGETGGFALRLQDRGGVGREKLSAALGMVLAQANASPVIAYARPQGLPDAPQVKLKIDREKAETLGVSFSDIKTVLSSAYGSSMVADYVDTGRVQRVVVQASGESRQSPESLNNLYVPNETGEQVPLMSLINLKWEVGPVQIVRYNGYNAFKIMGDAAPGYSSGEVMAEMERIMENLPQGVGYEWTGLSYQEQFAGAQAPKLFSLALVVVFLLLVALYENWAIPMSVMLIVPIGALGAVAAVTVMNMSNDVYFKVGLITIIGLAAKNAILIVEVAKQYYAEGFSLQESAVKSARLRFRPIIMTSMAFILGVIPLAVASGAGAASQQAIGTGVIGGMLSATVLGILFAPVFFVWVLSGVQFLNKRKNTKQEPAQVTKHD; this is translated from the coding sequence ATTACGAGTCAACCAGTAGCTCCACAGGATCGGCCAGTATTTCCGTGACCTTCAAGCCGGGTACTGATCCTGATATGGCTCAAGTGGATGTACAGAATCGTATCAAAAAAGCTGAATCACGCCTGCCGCAAGAAGTCACAGACCAAGGCCTGGAAGTTGAACAGGCCAACTCGGGCTTCTTGATGGTTTACACCCTGAAGTACAAGGAAACTGGTGACAATGATGACCCGCAGCGTTTGGCGGATATCATGGCCAGAAATGTTAACAATGAAGTTCGACGTGTCGATGGTGTCGGCACACTCCAATTCTTTGCTTCAGAAAGCGCTATGCGCGTTTGGGTGGACCCACAAAAACTGCTCAGTTACGACCTGTCAATCACTGACGTCAACAATGCCATTGCCGCCCAGAATGTTCAGGTGCCTGCAGGCAGTTTCGGCGGACGTCCCGTTGCATCCGAACAGGAAATCATGGCGACTTTCACCGTTCAGGGCATGCTTGAAACACCTGAGGAATTCGGCAGAATTCTTCTGCGCGGTAATATAGGTGGTTCCAGTGTCCACTTATCCGACGTGGCACGAATTGAGATCGGCCCCGAGTCCTATAATATTGTCTCGCGGCTTGACGGCATCCCCACAGCAGCGGCTGCCGTGCAGCTGGCTCCCGGAGCCAATGCTCTGGATACTGTTCTTCGCGTCAGAGCCAGATTGGATGAGCTGAGCAAAACACTGCCAGAGGATGTGGAGTTCTCCATTCCGTTCGACTCCTCCAAATTCGTTGACGCGGCTATCGAGAAGGTTGTTCACACACTGATCGAAGCTGTTGTCCTCGTCTTTCTGGTCATGTTCCTCTTTCTGCAAAATTTCCGATATACCCTCATTCCTTCCATCGTTGTCCCTGTCTGCGTGCTGGGCACATTTGGAGTCATGTCGGTTTTAGGCTTTTCCATAAACATGATGACCATGTTCGGCATGGTCCTCGCCATCGGAATTCTCGTTGATGACGCTATTGTTGTCGTGGAAAATGTCGAACGGATCATGTCAACGGAAGGATTGCCTCCCAAGGAAGCGACCATTAAGGCCATGGGACAAATTTCAGGAGCGATTATCGGTATCACGCTGGTGCTTTCCGCTGTCTTCTTTCCACTTGCCTTCATGAGTGGGTCTGTTGGTGTCATCTATCGACAGTTTGCCATTTCGGTCGCCACATCCATTCTGATCTCCGGCTTCCTCGCACTCACCATGACCCCTGCCCTCTGCGCAACCATTTTAAAACCTGTTTCGAAAGGACATCATGAAGCGCAAGCCGGCTTTTTTGGCTGGTTCAACCATCTTTTCGATCGGTTGGGAAAACGCTATGAATGGATTACAGGAAAGCTTGTCTCTCGAACCGCACGCTGCATGGTCATATACGCAGCACTGCTGACGGCTCTCGGTTTTGCCTACCTGAATCTCCCTGAATCCTTTGTTCCGGCAGAAGACCAGGGAAACATGTACGTCACAGTCCAATTGCCGCCTGGAGCAACCTATTCCCGCACTCTTTCAGTCACTGAAGGCATTGAATCCTATCTCAAGTCCAGGCCGGCTATCAATTCGTCAATCACAGTCATCGGCTTCAGCTTCTCCGGCCGTGGACAAAATGCCGCGCTTGGTATTCCCAGTTTCAAGGACTGGTCCGAACGCGGGGAGGGTCAGTCAGCGCAGGATGAAGTCACTATGGCGAACCGTGTCCTGAGCAAAAATACGGATGGAAGTATCTTCGCCGTCAATCCACCGCCAGTTGATGGACTTGGTGAGACAGGTGGGTTTGCCTTGCGCCTTCAGGACAGAGGAGGAGTTGGTCGCGAAAAACTCTCGGCCGCTTTGGGCATGGTGCTCGCCCAGGCCAATGCTTCACCAGTCATAGCCTATGCAAGACCGCAGGGATTGCCCGACGCCCCTCAGGTCAAATTGAAAATCGACAGAGAAAAGGCCGAAACCCTCGGTGTCAGTTTCTCAGACATAAAAACAGTTCTCTCCAGTGCCTATGGTTCCAGCATGGTTGCTGACTATGTTGATACAGGACGTGTACAACGCGTGGTGGTCCAAGCGAGTGGAGAAAGCAGACAAAGCCCTGAAAGCCTCAACAATCTCTACGTACCGAATGAAACAGGAGAACAGGTTCCCCTGATGTCCCTGATTAACCTCAAGTGGGAAGTCGGCCCTGTGCAAATCGTCCGGTACAATGGATACAATGCATTCAAGATCATGGGAGATGCCGCACCAGGATACAGCTCAGGTGAGGTCATGGCAGAGATGGAAAGGATCATGGAGAACCTTCCCCAAGGGGTAGGCTATGAATGGACCGGGCTTTCCTACCAGGAACAATTCGCAGGAGCACAGGCTCCAAAATTGTTTTCGCTGGCCCTTGTCGTGGTCTTTCTCTTGCTCGTCGCTCTTTATGAGAACTGGGCAATCCCGATGTCCGTCATGCTCATCGTCCCCATCGGGGCATTGGGAGCTGTGGCAGCGGTCACTGTCATGAACATGTCCAATGATGTGTACTTCAAGGTGGGACTGATCACTATCATTGGTTTGGCGGCCAAGAATGCCATTTTGATTGTCGAAGTCGCTAAACAGTACTACGCAGAAGGATTCTCCCTCCAGGAATCTGCCGTCAAAAGCGCCCGCCTGCGCTTTCGGCCTATTATCATGACTTCCATGGCTTTCATACTCGGCGTCATTCCCCTGGCTGTCGCCAGTGGCGCAGGTGCCGCGAGTCAGCAGGCCATTGGGACCGGAGTTATTGGTGGAATGCTCAGCGCCACAGTGCTTGGCATTCTCTTTGCCCCCGTGTTTTTTGTCTGGGTTCTTTCCGGCGTACAATTCCTGAATAAAAGGAAAAATACGAAACAGGAACCCGCTCAAGTGACAAAGCATGACTGA
- a CDS encoding response regulator transcription factor — MNVHVLLVEDDFDLAASMIEYLELENIICDHASNGVHGVQLARENQYDVLLLDIMLPLMDGYGVCEVVRREGSDIPILMLTARDTLDDKIAGFAAGTDDYLVKPFAMKELLFRIRALAKRRSSQPRRYVIDDLEVNTETRQARRGDIELHLAPKEWDLLAYMAKVSPEVAVREQMIRAVWGETPPESNSLKVHMHKLREKVDKPFSTSLIQTIPGVGFVLRHQTDA, encoded by the coding sequence ATGAATGTGCATGTTTTACTTGTCGAGGACGACTTTGACCTCGCAGCCTCAATGATTGAGTATCTGGAATTGGAAAACATCATATGTGACCATGCCTCAAATGGAGTGCATGGTGTCCAGCTTGCCAGGGAAAATCAATACGATGTGCTCCTGCTCGATATAATGCTTCCTCTGATGGATGGCTACGGAGTCTGTGAAGTCGTCCGCCGTGAAGGCTCGGATATCCCCATACTCATGCTGACAGCTCGCGACACCTTGGATGACAAAATCGCAGGATTCGCTGCCGGGACTGACGACTATCTGGTCAAGCCGTTCGCCATGAAGGAATTGCTCTTCCGCATCCGCGCGTTGGCCAAACGGCGAAGCAGCCAACCCCGGCGGTATGTCATCGACGATCTGGAGGTTAACACGGAAACACGCCAGGCTCGCCGTGGCGATATCGAGTTGCACTTAGCACCCAAAGAGTGGGATTTACTGGCATATATGGCCAAGGTAAGCCCGGAAGTGGCTGTACGCGAACAGATGATTCGCGCTGTTTGGGGAGAAACTCCTCCCGAGAGCAACAGCCTCAAAGTGCATATGCATAAATTGCGAGAAAAAGTGGATAAACCCTTTTCCACATCTCTCATCCAGACTATCCCCGGAGTGGGTTTTGTTCTCAGACACCAAACTGATGCATAG